The DNA segment ACTGCCGGGAGCACGGAGGACTCGGGTCTGGGGCACACGAAAAGACCCCGGTCCATTGGACCGGGGTCTGACTCCCGAGCGGACGACGAGGTTCGAACTCGCGACCTCAACCTTGGCAAGGTTGCGCTCTACCAGCTGAGCTACGTCCGCATTGCCTCCGACCGGCTTTCACCGATCGGTGCGAGCACCAGCCTACCTGATCGACTTGGCCGACCGGTACGACTGCGCAGAGCGGGTGACAGGAATTGCACACTGCGCCTTCCCCCTGGAAGGGGGATGTTCTACTACTGAACTACACCCGCATGTACTCCGTGAGCCGGGCCTTTCGGCCTTGCCCCTCGGCGTGCTCCAGACTCTAGCTGATCAGCGGGGGTGCTGCGCAAGTCGGCTGTTCCGAGGGGTCGATGACCGCCGGGTTTCTGGCACACCTGTCCGGGCCGAGCCCGACCGCCGGAGCCGGCCCCGACCGCCGGAGGCGATCACGGCCCGGTCCGCGGGGTGCTCACCGCGCCGCGGCGAACGCCTCGTAGACCCGCTTGGGGATCCGCCCGCGTGCGGGGACGTCCATCCGGTTCGACCGGGCCCAGGCGCGCACGGCCGCCGGATCGGGGGCGACCTCCGTCTGCTTGTAGGTCCGCCCCGAGCGGGAACGCTTGCGGCCGGCCTCCACGTAGGGTGCGAGCGCCGTCCGCAGCCCGTCGGCGTTGTCTTCGTTCAGGTCGATCTCGTACGACTTGCCGTCGAGTCCGAAGGCGATCGTTTCCGCCGCTTCCGAGCCGTCGATGTCGTCAAAGAGAGTGACCACGACCTTCTGCGCCACGAATATCGGTCCCTTCGTGCGACACCTCTGTTGACGTCCGTGATGACGTGCCGGGGCGTCGCTGAGATGTCGGCTGTCCGCCTGTAATCGGGCAAAGTACCTGCTAATGACAATTCATTTGTACAGTGCCCGGCATTGCATTGTGAAGCTCGACTAAATCTGTCCGCGTGTCCTGCGCGCAATAGGGATACGCGACGGAACGCGGATCTTTCCCGGATTTTTTCCCGGAGGCCTCCCCAAGATGCCGAATCGTGATCGGGGTCACGTAGATTCCTCCAACTCTACTCGCGTAGAAATTTTGTGCGGGTAGTCTGAAGGAACCTGCTCAGCACCACACACCGGGAGTGCCAGTGGCACGCGTCGTAGTCGACGTCATGCTCAAGCCGGAGATCCTCGACCCCCAGGGCCAGGCGGTGCAGCGCGCACTGCCGCGGCTGGGATTCGAAGGGATCTCGGACGTTCGCCAGGGAAAGCGATTCGAACTGGAAGTTGACGGGCCGGTCGACGAGGCCGCGCTCGCCCGCATCCACGATCTTGCGGAATCCTTCCTCGCCAACACCGTGATCGAGGACTTCACCGTCAGGGTCGAAGAAGTCGCGGAGGCCGTGAAGTGACCGCTCGTATTGGCGTCGTCACTTTCCCGGGCAGCCTCGACGACCGTGACAGCCGGCGCGCGATCCGGCTCGCGGGCGCCGAGCCGGTCGCCCTGTGGCACAAGGACAAGGACCTTCACCAGGTCGACGCCGTGGTGCTCTGCGGCGGATTCTCCTACGGCGACTACCTGCGCGCCGGGGCCATCGCCCGTTTCTCGCCGGTGATGGACACCGTCATCGAGCAGGCGAAGGCGGGACTGCCCGTCCTCGGCATCTGCAACGGCTTCCAGATCCTCACCGAGGCGCACCTGCTCCCCGGCGGCATGCTGGGCAACGACCACCTGCACTTCATCTGCCGTGACCAGAAGTTGCGGGTGGAGAACGCGGACACCGCCTGGACCGGTGACTACACCGCCGGGCAGGAGATCAGCATCCCGCTGAAGAACATGGACGGCCGTTACGTCGCCGACGCGCGCACGCTGGACGAGCTCGAGGCCGAGGGCCGCGTCGCCTTCCGCTACGTCACCGACGGCGAAGCCGCCGACGGTGACGGCAACCCCAACGGCTCGCTCAACGACATCGCCGGCATCGCCAACGCGGCGGGCAACGTCGTCGGTCTGATGCCGCACCCCGAGCACGCCGTCGAGCCGCTGATCGGCACCGGCCGCACCGACGGCCTCCCGTTCTTCACCTCGATCCTCAAGAAGCTGGTCAACGCATGAGCCGGACGCCTCTGGACACGGTCGAGCACGCGGCGAAGACCCCCGACGTCGAGTTGCCCTGGGCCGAACTCGGTCTCAAAAAGGACGAGTACGAGCGGGTGGTGGAGATCCTCGGCCGTCGCCCGACCGGTGCCGAGCTCGCCATGTACTCGGTGATGTGGTCCGAGCACTGCTCGTACAAGTCCTCCAAGGTCCACCTCCGCCAGTTCGGCGAGAAGGCCCCGCAGTCCGACGCGATGCTCGTCGGCATCGGTGAGAACGCCGGTGTCGTCGACGTCGGCCAGGGCTACGCGGTGACCTTCAAGGTCGAGTCGCACAACCACCCGTCCTACGTCGAGCCCTACCAGGGCGCCGCGACCGGTGTCGGCGGCATCGTCCGCGACATCATCGCGATGGGCGCCCGCCCGGTCGCCGTCGTGGACCCGCTGCGCTTCGGGGCAGCCGACCACCCGGACACCAAGCGCGTCCTGCCCGGCGTCGTCGCCGGCATCGGCGGCTACGGCAACTGCCTGGGCCTGCCGAACATCGGGGGCGAGGTCGTCTTCGACTCCTGCTACCAGGGCAACCCGCTGGTCAACGCCGGCGCCATCGGTGTCATGCGGCACGAGGACATCCACCTCGCCAAGGCGTCCGGCGCGGGCAACAAGGTCATCCTGTACGGGGCCAGGACCGGCGGCGACGGCATCGGCGGCGCCTCCATCCTGGCGAGCGAGACCTTCGACGACGCGAAGCCCTCCAAACGCCCCGCCGTGCAGGTCGGCGATCCCTTCCAGGAGAAGCTCCTCATCGAGTGCACCCTGGAGGCGTTCCGCGAGAAGCTGGTCGTCGGCATCCAGGACCTGGGCGCCGCAGGCCTCTCCTGCGCCACCTCCGAGCTGGCCTCCAACGGCTCCGGCGGTATGCGCGTCACCCTCGACGAGGTACCCCTGCGCGACTCGACCCTGTCTCCCGAGGAAATCCTCATGAGCGAGTCGCAGGAACGCATGTGCGCGGTGGTCGAGCCGGAGAAGGTCGACCGCTTCCTCGAGATCTGCGAGAAGTGGGACGTCATCGCCACCGTCATCGGCGAGGTCACCGACGGCGACCGCCTGGAGATCTACTGGCACGGTGGCAGGATCGTCGACGTCGACCCGCGCACCGTAGCCCACGACGGCCCGGTCTACGAGCGCCCCTACGCGCGTCCCGAGTGGCAGGACGCGCTCCAGGCCGACGACGCCGGCAAGCTGCCCCGCCCGGCGACCTCCGAGGAGCTGAGGGACCAGGTCCTGAAGCTGGTGGGCTCGCCCAACCAGGCCTCGAAGCAGTGGATCACCCAGCAGTACGACCACTTCGTCCAGGGCAACACCGTCCTCGCCCAGCCCGAGGACTCCGGCATGATCCGCGTCGACGAGAAGACCGGCCTCGGCGTCGCCATCGCCACCGACGGCAACGGCCGGTACGCCAAGCTGGACCCGTACACGGGTGCGCAGCTGGCGCTCGCCGAGGCGTACCGGAACGTGGCGACGACCGGCGCGAAGCCCCTCGCCGTCTCCGACTGCCTGAACTTCGGCTCGCCCGAGGACCCGGCCGTCATGTGGCAGTTCGCCGAGGCCGTCCGCGGTCTCGCCGACGGCTGCCTGCAGCTCGGCACCCCGGTGACCGGCGGCAACGTCTCGCTCTACAACCAGACCGGTGAGGCCGCCATCCACCCGACCCCGGTGGTCGCGGTCCTCGGCGTCATCGACGACGTGGCCCGGCGCACGCCGGTCGCCTTCCGGGAGGAGGGTCAGCTGCTCTACCTCCTCGGCGACACGCGTGAGGAGTTCGGCGGCTCGGCCTGGTCCCAGGTGATCCACGACCACCTCGGCGGCCTGCCGCCCAAGGTCGACCTGGAGCGCGAGCGGCTGCTCGCCGAGATCCTGATCTCCGCGTCCCGCGACGGCATGATCGACTCCGCACACGACCTGTCCGACGGAGGTCTGGTCCAGGCCGTGGTCGAGTCGGCGCTGCTGGGCGGCAAGGGCGCGCGGCTCGTCGTACCGGACGGGCTGGACGCGTTCACCCTCCTGTTCTCCGAGTCGGCCGGCCGCGCGGTCGTCGCCGTGCCGCGCTCGGAGGAGATGCGCTTCACCGACATGTGCGGTGTCCGCGGCCTCCCGGCGACGCGCGTCGGCGTCGTCGACGGGGACACGGTGGAGCTCCAGGGCGAGTTCACGCTCCCCCTCGCGGAACTGCGCGAGACCCACGAGGCGACGATCCCGGCGCTGCTGGCCTGACCGGCTCCCGCCCTTCCGCCTTTCCGGCACGCCCCTTCCGTACGAAGCCCCCGCCCGGGTCAGGGCGGGGGCTTCGGCGTTGAGCGGGTCCGCCGCCGGAAGGCGTTGCGCGTGATTGCGTAGTTACGTAATCTCGAAATCGTGGAACTCGAAGAACGTGTCGCCGCCCTCGAACGCCGGCTCGCCGCACTGGAGACGGCGGAAACGGCGGAAACGGCGCGTCTCGGCGCCCGCCGCCCGGGGGAGGGCGGCTTCTGGGCGCTGGAAGGGCTGAAGAACCAGCTCGCCGAGCTGGGGGCGGCCGACGGGGGCGTGCTGTTCACCGGCTTGGTCCGGCTGCCGACCAATGAACAGTACGAGTGGCAGGACGGCTCTCTCACCGGAGGACTGCTGGACGAGGACTGGCCGGCCGCCGCCGAGCCGCTCGCCGCCCTCGGCCACCCGGTCCGGCTGCGGCTGCTCCGCGAGATCCTCGGCGGCCGGCGCACCGCCGCCGAACTCGCGGAGCTGGACGGCGTCGGCACGACCGGCCAGATCTACCACCACCTGAGCCGGCTCACCGGTGCCGGCTGGCTGCACACCACCGGCCGGGGCCGCCACGAGGTGCCGGCGGGCCGGGTCGTACCGCTGCTGGTGCTGCTGTCCGCTGCACTGACCTGACCGGGGCCGATCACCACACCCACGACGATCAGGGGGAACCTTGTCCGCACGCAAACTCGCCATGACGACCTTCCGCGGTCTGCAGCTGGGCTTCATCGCCCTGATGATCGCCCACATCTGCCTCGGCTGGGGATACCCGGTCCTGTGGAACCTGCTGCCGCTGCTCCTCGCCTACGTCCTGATCACCGTGGTCAACCGGTGGGGCGGCGGTGCCCCGGACCACCCGCGCGTCGCGCGTGAACCGGTCGAGGTCGATCCGCCGGTGACCGGCCGCTGGTCCGCGCTGAACAGCCCGGCCGACCGCACCCCGAGCCACGGCACCCACGCCTACGGCCAGACGTACGCCATCGACATCGTCGCCGAGCCCGGGCCGGGCGCCCGGCCCGCGTTCTCCCTGCTGTGGCCGCTCGCCCGCCGCCCCGCCGCCTTCCCCGCGTACGGCGCTCCCCTGCGCGCGGTCGCCGACGCCACGGTCGTCCGGGTCTCGGACGGGCAGCGCGACCACCTCAGCCGCACCTCGCTGCCCGGGCTGCTGTACCTGATGCTCGTCGAGGGCTCGGTGCGTGAGATGGGCGGGGTCCACCGGATCGTCGGCAACCACCTGGTGCTGGACCTCGGCGACGGGACGTATGCCGCCTACGCGCACGTGCGGCGCGGCTCGTTCACCGTCCGCGAGGGCGACAGGGTGCGGGCCGGACAGGTGCTCGCCCGCTGCGGCAATTCGGGCAACTCCTCCGAGCCGCACCTGCACTTCCAGCTGATGGACGGCCCCGACCCGGACATCGCGCGGGGCGTCCCGTTCGCATGGCGCGGCATCGGCGTCCCCCGGGGCGGCGAGGTGTTCGACGTCCCCGAACCGGCGTCGGCGGCCCCCGCATAGGCTGCCGCCATGCCCCCGGCCAAGAAGCGCACCCGCTCCTACGACCCCGCCAGGACCCGAGCCGCCGTACTGGCCCAGTTCGAGAACGTCCGCGCGGCCGTTCGGACCCTCACCCCCGAGCAGCTCGCGCTGCCCACCCGCCTCGGCGACTGGACCGTGCGGGACCTGATCGCGCACCTGGCCCTGACCGTCGCGGGTGTCGGCCGGGCCCTGGAGCGGGACGAACCGGCGAAGCCCGGACTCGCGCTGCTGGACTACCCCTCCGCGACCGCCGCCCACGCCGGTGCCGTCGCCGAGGGCTCCCGGGACCTCGCCGGGGCGACCCCCGACCTCGACGCACTCCTCGCCCGCACCGGGGAGGACCTGGCCCGGCACCTCGACGCCGCCCCGTACACCCGCGTCCTCGCGATGCGCGCCGGCGCCGTGACCCTCACCGACCACCTGGTCACCCGCGCCGTCGAGCTCGTCGTCCACACCGACGACCTGGGCGCCGCCGTGCCCGGCCTGGACATCCCCCACGACCGTCAGGCCCTGGCCGCGTGCACCCGGATGCTGGCCGACACGCTCGCCGCGAAGGCGCCCGGCGGCTCGACGGAGGTGCGGATCCCGCCGTACGCGGTCGTCCAGTGCGTGGAGGGGCCGAGGCACACCCGGGGCACCCCGCCCAACGTCGTCGAGACCGACCCGCTGACCTGGATCCGCCTGGCCACCGGGCGCACGACGTGGCAGGACGCGGTGGCCGACGGCACGGTCGGCGCGAGCGGGGAGCGGGCGGACCTCGGACCGTATCTGCCGTTGATGAGTTGAGGCGACGGCGGCGCGGACAGCCTCCTGCACGGCACCACGTGGAAGATCACGTCCCCCGACGCCGCGGGCCGCGTGCACCTCACCTTCGACGAGAAGGAGGGCCCCGTCTCCGGAAGCCCCGGCTGCAACAAGATGAACGCCGACGCCACCGTCCGCGATGGCCGTATCACCGTCAACA comes from the Streptomyces sp. KMM 9044 genome and includes:
- a CDS encoding histone-like nucleoid-structuring protein Lsr2, with translation MAQKVVVTLFDDIDGSEAAETIAFGLDGKSYEIDLNEDNADGLRTALAPYVEAGRKRSRSGRTYKQTEVAPDPAAVRAWARSNRMDVPARGRIPKRVYEAFAAAR
- the purS gene encoding phosphoribosylformylglycinamidine synthase subunit PurS; this encodes MARVVVDVMLKPEILDPQGQAVQRALPRLGFEGISDVRQGKRFELEVDGPVDEAALARIHDLAESFLANTVIEDFTVRVEEVAEAVK
- the purQ gene encoding phosphoribosylformylglycinamidine synthase subunit PurQ encodes the protein MTARIGVVTFPGSLDDRDSRRAIRLAGAEPVALWHKDKDLHQVDAVVLCGGFSYGDYLRAGAIARFSPVMDTVIEQAKAGLPVLGICNGFQILTEAHLLPGGMLGNDHLHFICRDQKLRVENADTAWTGDYTAGQEISIPLKNMDGRYVADARTLDELEAEGRVAFRYVTDGEAADGDGNPNGSLNDIAGIANAAGNVVGLMPHPEHAVEPLIGTGRTDGLPFFTSILKKLVNA
- the purL gene encoding phosphoribosylformylglycinamidine synthase subunit PurL; this encodes MSRTPLDTVEHAAKTPDVELPWAELGLKKDEYERVVEILGRRPTGAELAMYSVMWSEHCSYKSSKVHLRQFGEKAPQSDAMLVGIGENAGVVDVGQGYAVTFKVESHNHPSYVEPYQGAATGVGGIVRDIIAMGARPVAVVDPLRFGAADHPDTKRVLPGVVAGIGGYGNCLGLPNIGGEVVFDSCYQGNPLVNAGAIGVMRHEDIHLAKASGAGNKVILYGARTGGDGIGGASILASETFDDAKPSKRPAVQVGDPFQEKLLIECTLEAFREKLVVGIQDLGAAGLSCATSELASNGSGGMRVTLDEVPLRDSTLSPEEILMSESQERMCAVVEPEKVDRFLEICEKWDVIATVIGEVTDGDRLEIYWHGGRIVDVDPRTVAHDGPVYERPYARPEWQDALQADDAGKLPRPATSEELRDQVLKLVGSPNQASKQWITQQYDHFVQGNTVLAQPEDSGMIRVDEKTGLGVAIATDGNGRYAKLDPYTGAQLALAEAYRNVATTGAKPLAVSDCLNFGSPEDPAVMWQFAEAVRGLADGCLQLGTPVTGGNVSLYNQTGEAAIHPTPVVAVLGVIDDVARRTPVAFREEGQLLYLLGDTREEFGGSAWSQVIHDHLGGLPPKVDLERERLLAEILISASRDGMIDSAHDLSDGGLVQAVVESALLGGKGARLVVPDGLDAFTLLFSESAGRAVVAVPRSEEMRFTDMCGVRGLPATRVGVVDGDTVELQGEFTLPLAELRETHEATIPALLA
- a CDS encoding ArsR/SmtB family transcription factor; translation: MELEERVAALERRLAALETAETAETARLGARRPGEGGFWALEGLKNQLAELGAADGGVLFTGLVRLPTNEQYEWQDGSLTGGLLDEDWPAAAEPLAALGHPVRLRLLREILGGRRTAAELAELDGVGTTGQIYHHLSRLTGAGWLHTTGRGRHEVPAGRVVPLLVLLSAALT
- a CDS encoding M23 family metallopeptidase, which encodes MSARKLAMTTFRGLQLGFIALMIAHICLGWGYPVLWNLLPLLLAYVLITVVNRWGGGAPDHPRVAREPVEVDPPVTGRWSALNSPADRTPSHGTHAYGQTYAIDIVAEPGPGARPAFSLLWPLARRPAAFPAYGAPLRAVADATVVRVSDGQRDHLSRTSLPGLLYLMLVEGSVREMGGVHRIVGNHLVLDLGDGTYAAYAHVRRGSFTVREGDRVRAGQVLARCGNSGNSSEPHLHFQLMDGPDPDIARGVPFAWRGIGVPRGGEVFDVPEPASAAPA
- a CDS encoding maleylpyruvate isomerase family mycothiol-dependent enzyme, whose amino-acid sequence is MPPAKKRTRSYDPARTRAAVLAQFENVRAAVRTLTPEQLALPTRLGDWTVRDLIAHLALTVAGVGRALERDEPAKPGLALLDYPSATAAHAGAVAEGSRDLAGATPDLDALLARTGEDLARHLDAAPYTRVLAMRAGAVTLTDHLVTRAVELVVHTDDLGAAVPGLDIPHDRQALAACTRMLADTLAAKAPGGSTEVRIPPYAVVQCVEGPRHTRGTPPNVVETDPLTWIRLATGRTTWQDAVADGTVGASGERADLGPYLPLMS